The following proteins are encoded in a genomic region of Chryseobacterium cucumeris:
- a CDS encoding helix-turn-helix domain-containing protein: protein MITPEKEIPVHHLTSEEFQMSTLSAAGPENFHDVHRHNFFEIIWFREVYENSRLELDFESYQLQNNQICIIAPGQAFNMKLEGEEGYAMAISREIFSEVCDIESVLNGGELPFFLHPKNEKTCSTIISLMEQEYTTTSRTALLKAYLKAFCIIIGEQIIPQEPLVNDRQRIQELVGLIDKHYIVHKETGFYAGQLKISTHHLNDIVRHLRGTTVKKMISQRLVLEAKRELSFGALTVKEIAFKLGFNDASYFSRFFKKHTGQNPDNFKNIEKR from the coding sequence ATGATTACGCCTGAAAAAGAAATTCCCGTTCACCATCTGACCTCTGAAGAGTTTCAGATGAGCACACTGAGTGCAGCGGGCCCGGAGAATTTTCATGATGTTCACCGGCATAACTTTTTTGAAATCATCTGGTTCAGGGAGGTGTACGAAAACAGCCGTTTAGAGCTGGACTTTGAAAGCTATCAGCTTCAGAACAATCAGATCTGCATTATTGCACCCGGGCAGGCATTCAATATGAAACTGGAAGGAGAGGAAGGGTATGCAATGGCGATAAGCAGGGAAATTTTCAGCGAAGTATGTGATATAGAATCAGTACTTAACGGAGGTGAGCTTCCCTTTTTTTTACATCCAAAGAATGAAAAAACCTGCAGTACAATCATATCTCTGATGGAGCAGGAGTATACAACAACATCAAGAACAGCGCTTTTAAAGGCTTATCTGAAAGCATTCTGTATCATCATCGGGGAGCAGATTATCCCTCAGGAGCCTTTAGTGAATGACCGCCAGCGTATTCAGGAGCTGGTGGGACTTATCGACAAACATTATATCGTGCATAAAGAGACTGGTTTTTATGCCGGTCAGTTAAAGATAAGTACCCATCATCTTAATGATATTGTGCGCCATCTGAGAGGAACGACTGTAAAAAAGATGATTTCTCAGCGTCTTGTCCTCGAGGCGAAAAGAGAGCTTAGCTTCGGAGCGCTCACGGTGAAGGAAATTGCTTTTAAACTAGGATTTAACGATGCTTCATATTTTTCAAGATTTTTCAAGAAACATACGGGGCAAAATCCCGACAATTTTAAGAATATTGAAAAAAGATAA
- a CDS encoding multidrug effflux MFS transporter — protein MKKNLSIVVFILALLNTLESLSIDLYLPAFPSMAEIFKTDIGHIQISISVFFAGFAFGQLLWGPLSDKKGRKPMLYCGLLLFIIGATAIYFTSDIYVLWAMRFLQAFGGSAGIVIGRAIIIDLYDKHKAVTIFSQQSQISGIAPIVAPLLGSVFLKFWGWNSSFAFLCIMGLITFFMVYKYVPETNTRIKLSDDEIPDEKGLKDQLKMIIFNRDFINSTMVGSIAFASLIIYISNAPFLFMEIHGFSSSTFSFIFAFNSLALITAAYITPKLIKRISNSTLLFAATIVLLVVCTLHILIAAENLSVAFEIAMLYLSLLAIGILFPITSAHALSPFKEGRGTAAALLGFMQLMVTFLMSALLGFLEADSIIPMVVTRSAMALIAVWFGYCIFKTQKVTAALVAQPGN, from the coding sequence ATGAAGAAGAATTTAAGTATTGTAGTGTTTATTCTAGCACTGCTCAACACGCTGGAGTCGTTAAGTATAGATCTTTATCTTCCCGCTTTCCCAAGTATGGCCGAAATCTTTAAAACGGATATCGGGCATATTCAGATCTCTATTTCGGTGTTCTTTGCCGGATTTGCATTCGGACAGCTCTTGTGGGGGCCTTTATCTGATAAAAAAGGGCGTAAACCAATGCTGTATTGCGGGCTTTTGCTTTTTATTATCGGAGCTACAGCCATCTATTTTACCTCAGATATTTATGTTTTGTGGGCCATGCGTTTTCTGCAGGCATTTGGTGGAAGTGCCGGGATTGTGATCGGAAGGGCTATTATTATTGATCTCTATGATAAGCATAAAGCAGTCACCATCTTTTCGCAGCAGTCGCAGATCAGTGGAATAGCACCGATTGTGGCACCGCTGTTGGGAAGTGTATTCCTTAAATTCTGGGGCTGGAACAGTTCATTTGCTTTTTTATGCATCATGGGACTGATCACATTTTTCATGGTCTATAAGTATGTACCGGAAACCAATACCAGAATCAAGCTTTCCGATGATGAAATACCGGATGAAAAAGGATTAAAGGATCAGCTGAAAATGATCATTTTCAACAGGGATTTTATCAACAGTACGATGGTAGGAAGCATTGCTTTCGCCTCTTTGATTATTTATATTTCCAATGCCCCGTTTTTATTCATGGAGATCCATGGGTTTTCGAGCAGCACATTCAGCTTTATTTTTGCTTTTAATTCTTTAGCATTGATAACGGCAGCTTATATTACGCCTAAACTGATCAAAAGAATAAGCAATTCCACCCTTTTATTCGCTGCTACCATTGTGTTGCTGGTGGTATGTACACTTCACATATTGATTGCGGCTGAAAATCTTTCTGTAGCATTTGAAATTGCAATGCTGTATCTGTCATTGCTGGCAATTGGTATATTATTTCCCATCACATCAGCTCATGCCTTATCGCCATTCAAAGAGGGAAGAGGAACAGCTGCTGCATTACTTGGTTTTATGCAGCTGATGGTTACATTTTTAATGTCAGCTTTACTTGGCTTTTTGGAAGCGGATTCTATTATTCCAATGGTGGTAACGCGTTCTGCTATGGCGTTGATTGCTGTATGGTTCGGGTATTGTATCTTTAAGACTCAAAAAGTGACTGCAGCATTGGTTGCCCAACCTGGAAATTAA